From Ananas comosus cultivar F153 linkage group 8, ASM154086v1, whole genome shotgun sequence, one genomic window encodes:
- the LOC109714083 gene encoding probable helicase CHR10 isoform X4, giving the protein MGLGKTLQAISLLSYLKIHSMSPGPFCVYILLVILCPLSVTDGWVSEFTKFCPTLKILRYVGDKGHRLGLRRAMYEHFQRLSLSSSSDAFPFDVLLTTYDVALMDRHFLSQIPWHYAVIDEAQRLKNPSSVLYNVLEQHFVMPRRLLLTGTPIQNNLSELWALLHFCMPSIFGTLEEFVLTFAEAGSSLTGGEATKAKRQFKVLKYIMRAFMLRRTKALLVESGTLVLPPLTEITVMVPLVPLQKKLYISVLRKELQTLLSFTTGVSSHQSLQNIVIQLRKACSHPYLFNGIEPEPYEEGEHLVQASGKLIVLDQLLQKFRVSGHRVLLFAQMTHTLDILQDFLELRKYTYERLDGSVRAEERFAAIRSFSKQPTGGSMKHHDSENGAFVFMISTRAGGVGLNLVGADTVIFYEQDWNPQADKQALQRAHRIGQLNHVLSINLVTEHTIEEVIMRRAQRKLKLSQNVIGEENDALNETRKDVEIEAGDMRSLIFGLRVFDPTDINTDTLNEDNVMKLKLMTDRVVKMRDHEPLDKEDRTFEINPTDLMDNSDTAIKRTSDAISFDPGVDEASYLSWVEKFKEASPPTENVALELGRRRYRPEEKQLKHEADKKRAEEKRMAKWEALGYQSLAVKDPDIMVDQNIMSDSGSVQFVYGDCTYPSKTCPSEPAIIFSCIDTSGSWGHGGMFDALANLSPCVPDAYHHAFECGDLHMGDLHLIKLDETKCSGNISTDAPLWVALAVVQSYNPRRKVPRSGISLPDLEKCLSKATFSAAEHSASIHMPRIGYRDGSQRSEWYTIERLLKKYASLHGITIYVYYFQRPSREQQASDD; this is encoded by the exons ATGGGCCTTGGAAAGACCCTGCAAGCTATCTCTCTGTTGAGCTATCTGAAGATCCATTCCATGTCGCCCGGGCCGTTTTGTGTGTACATTTTGTTAG TGATATTGTGTCCTTTAAGCGTCACGGATGGCTGGGTATCTGAATTCACTAAATTTTGCCCAACTCTAAAAATCCTTCGTTATGTCGGCGATAAAGGGCATCGTCTTGGCCTTCGAAGGGCCATGTACGAGCATTTTCAAAGGCTGTCTTTGTCGTCTTCTTCTGAT GCGTTTCCATTTGATGTGTTGTTGACAACCTATGATGTAGCCTTAATGGATCGGCATTTTCTTTCTCAAATACCCTGGCATTATGCTGTTATCGATGAGGCGCAGCGCCTTAAAAACCCTTCCAGT GTATTGTATAATGTACTAGAGCAACACTTTGTCATGCCTAGACGGTTGTTACTGACCGGCACCCCCATTCAAAACAATCTTTCCGAACTGTGGGCTTTGTTGCATTTTTGTATGCCTTCTATATTCGGAACATTGGAAGAATTTGTTCTCACGTTCGCGGAAGCTGGGAGTTCACTTACAG GTGGTGAAGCAACTAAAGCAAAAAGGCAATTTAAAGTATTGAAGTATATAATGAGAGCATTTATGCTTCGGAGAACAAAAGCATTGCTTGTTGAGAGTGGAACTTTAGTGCTGCCTCCTCTGACTGAAATAACTGT GATGGTGCCGTTGGTACCGCTGCAAAAGAAGCTCTACATTTCAGTTCTGAGGAAGGAACTTCAAACACTTCTTTCATTTACCACAGGAGTCTCCAGTCATCAATCATTGCAAAATATt GTAATACAGCTCCGGAAAGCATGCAGTCATCCTTATCTCTTTAATGGTATTGAACCTGAACCCTATGAAGAAGGCGAGCATCTGGTTCAG GCTAGTGGTAAGCTTATCGTCTTAGACCAGCTACTTCAAAAATTTCGTGTGTCAGGACATCGTGTTTTGCTATTTGCTCAGATGACTCATACTCTTGACATTCTTCAG GACTTCCTAGAATTGCGCAAATACACATATGAACGCTTGGATGGATCTGTACGTGCTGAGGAACGATTTGCAGCAATACGAAGCTTCAGCAAGCAACCAACCGGAGGGTCTATGAAGCATCATGATAGTGAAAATGGTGCTTTTGTATTTATGATTTCTACAAGAGCAGGAGGAGTTGGTCTTAATCTTGTTGGTGCGGATACT GTTATATTTTATGAGCAAGACTGGAATCCACAGGCTGATAAGCAGGCTTTACAACGTGCTCACCGCATTGGGCAATTGAATCATGTATTATCTATAAATCTAGTGACAGAACATACAATAGAGGAG GTAATCATGCGAAGAGCACAAAGAAAACTCAAGCTTAGTCAAAATGTTATTGGCGAGGAGAATGATGCACTAAATGAAACGAGGAAGGATGTGGAAATTGAAGCTGGTGATATGCGGTCACTCATTTTTGGCTTGCGTGTATTTGACCCGACAGACATTAATACGGACACCTTAAATGAGGACAATGTGATGAAGCTGAAATTGATGACTGACCGGGTGGTCAAAATGCGTGATCATGAACCCTTAGACAAGGAAGACCGCACATTTGAAATCAATCCGACTGATCTAATGGACAACAGTGATACAGCAATAAAAAGAACTTCTGATGCCATTAGTTTTGATCCTGGAGTTGATGAGGCTTCATATCTATCTTGGGTTGAGAAGTTCAAAGAAGCTTCACCACCTACTGAGAATGTTGCTTTGGAACTGGGAAGGAGAAGATATCGGCCGGAAGAAAAGCAACTAAAACACGAGGCCGATAAGAAAAGAGCAGAGGAAAAAAGAATGGCCAAGTGGGAAGCTCTTGGTTACCAGTCATTGGCTGTCAAAGATCCAGATATTATGGTGGACCAGAATATTATGTCAGATTCAGGCTCTGTCCAATTTGTTTATGGAGATTGTACCTATCCATCAAAGACTTGTCCTTCAGAGCCAGCTATAATATTCAG TTGCATTGATACTTCGGGGAGCTGGGGTCATGGAGGAATGTTTGATGCTCTAGCCAATCTATCTCCATGTGTTCCAGATGCTTATCACCATGCTTTTGAATGTGGGGACCTTCATATGGGAGATCTTCACTTAATCAAATTAGATG AGACCAAGTGCAGTGGAAATATCTCTACAGATGCTCCTCTGTGGGTAGCCCTAGCAGTTGTACAGTCTTATAATCCGAGACGTAAAGTTCCTAGGAGTGGCATCTCTTTGCCTGATCTAGAAAAATGCTTGTCAAAGGCGACATTCTCAGCTGCTGAACATTCTG CATCTATCCATATGCCACGCATTGGTTACCGAGATGGTTCTCAACGTTCGGAGTGGTATACCATCGAACGCCTGCTCAAGAAATATGCCTCACTCCACGGCATCACCATTTATGT ATACTATTTCCAGCGACCATCCAGAGAACAGCAAGCATCAGATGACTAG
- the LOC109714083 gene encoding probable helicase CHR10 isoform X2 yields the protein MDYERRLLAASEVVLAGGGGRGGALEPSDLGVAATLKPHQLEGVSWLLRRYELGVNVILGDEMGLGKTLQAISLLSYLKIHSMSPGPFLILCPLSVTDGWVSEFTKFCPTLKILRYVGDKGHRLGLRRAMYEHFQRLSLSSSSDAFPFDVLLTTYDVALMDRHFLSQIPWHYAVIDEAQRLKNPSSVLYNVLEQHFVMPRRLLLTGTPIQNNLSELWALLHFCMPSIFGTLEEFVLTFAEAGSSLTGGEATKAKRQFKVLKYIMRAFMLRRTKALLVESGTLVLPPLTEITVMVPLVPLQKKLYISVLRKELQTLLSFTTGVSSHQSLQNIVIQLRKACSHPYLFNGIEPEPYEEGEHLVQASGKLIVLDQLLQKFRVSGHRVLLFAQMTHTLDILQDFLELRKYTYERLDGSVRAEERFAAIRSFSKQPTGGSMKHHDSENGAFVFMISTRAGGVGLNLVGADTVIFYEQDWNPQADKQALQRAHRIGQLNHVLSINLVTEHTIEEVIMRRAQRKLKLSQNVIGEENDALNETRKDVEIEAGDMRSLIFGLRVFDPTDINTDTLNEDNVMKLKLMTDRVVKMRDHEPLDKEDRTFEINPTDLMDNSDTAIKRTSDAISFDPGVDEASYLSWVEKFKEASPPTENVALELGRRRYRPEEKQLKHEADKKRAEEKRMAKWEALGYQSLAVKDPDIMVDQNIMSDSGSVQFVYGDCTYPSKTCPSEPAIIFSCIDTSGSWGHGGMFDALANLSPCVPDAYHHAFECGDLHMGDLHLIKLDETKCSGNISTDAPLWVALAVVQSYNPRRKVPRSGISLPDLEKCLSKATFSAAEHSASIHMPRIGYRDGSQRSEWYTIERLLKKYASLHGITIYVYYFQRPSREQQASDD from the exons ATGGACTACGAGCGCCGCCTCCTCGCAGCGTCCGAAGTCGTTctcgcgggcggcggcggccgcggcggcgctctCGAACCCTCCGATCTCGGCGTCGCGGCGACGCTGAAGCCCCACCAGCTCGAAGGCGTCTCGTGGCTCCTGAGGCGATACGAGCTCGGCGTCAACGTCATTCTCG GAGATGAG ATGGGCCTTGGAAAGACCCTGCAAGCTATCTCTCTGTTGAGCTATCTGAAGATCCATTCCATGTCGCCCGGGCCGTTTT TGATATTGTGTCCTTTAAGCGTCACGGATGGCTGGGTATCTGAATTCACTAAATTTTGCCCAACTCTAAAAATCCTTCGTTATGTCGGCGATAAAGGGCATCGTCTTGGCCTTCGAAGGGCCATGTACGAGCATTTTCAAAGGCTGTCTTTGTCGTCTTCTTCTGAT GCGTTTCCATTTGATGTGTTGTTGACAACCTATGATGTAGCCTTAATGGATCGGCATTTTCTTTCTCAAATACCCTGGCATTATGCTGTTATCGATGAGGCGCAGCGCCTTAAAAACCCTTCCAGT GTATTGTATAATGTACTAGAGCAACACTTTGTCATGCCTAGACGGTTGTTACTGACCGGCACCCCCATTCAAAACAATCTTTCCGAACTGTGGGCTTTGTTGCATTTTTGTATGCCTTCTATATTCGGAACATTGGAAGAATTTGTTCTCACGTTCGCGGAAGCTGGGAGTTCACTTACAG GTGGTGAAGCAACTAAAGCAAAAAGGCAATTTAAAGTATTGAAGTATATAATGAGAGCATTTATGCTTCGGAGAACAAAAGCATTGCTTGTTGAGAGTGGAACTTTAGTGCTGCCTCCTCTGACTGAAATAACTGT GATGGTGCCGTTGGTACCGCTGCAAAAGAAGCTCTACATTTCAGTTCTGAGGAAGGAACTTCAAACACTTCTTTCATTTACCACAGGAGTCTCCAGTCATCAATCATTGCAAAATATt GTAATACAGCTCCGGAAAGCATGCAGTCATCCTTATCTCTTTAATGGTATTGAACCTGAACCCTATGAAGAAGGCGAGCATCTGGTTCAG GCTAGTGGTAAGCTTATCGTCTTAGACCAGCTACTTCAAAAATTTCGTGTGTCAGGACATCGTGTTTTGCTATTTGCTCAGATGACTCATACTCTTGACATTCTTCAG GACTTCCTAGAATTGCGCAAATACACATATGAACGCTTGGATGGATCTGTACGTGCTGAGGAACGATTTGCAGCAATACGAAGCTTCAGCAAGCAACCAACCGGAGGGTCTATGAAGCATCATGATAGTGAAAATGGTGCTTTTGTATTTATGATTTCTACAAGAGCAGGAGGAGTTGGTCTTAATCTTGTTGGTGCGGATACT GTTATATTTTATGAGCAAGACTGGAATCCACAGGCTGATAAGCAGGCTTTACAACGTGCTCACCGCATTGGGCAATTGAATCATGTATTATCTATAAATCTAGTGACAGAACATACAATAGAGGAG GTAATCATGCGAAGAGCACAAAGAAAACTCAAGCTTAGTCAAAATGTTATTGGCGAGGAGAATGATGCACTAAATGAAACGAGGAAGGATGTGGAAATTGAAGCTGGTGATATGCGGTCACTCATTTTTGGCTTGCGTGTATTTGACCCGACAGACATTAATACGGACACCTTAAATGAGGACAATGTGATGAAGCTGAAATTGATGACTGACCGGGTGGTCAAAATGCGTGATCATGAACCCTTAGACAAGGAAGACCGCACATTTGAAATCAATCCGACTGATCTAATGGACAACAGTGATACAGCAATAAAAAGAACTTCTGATGCCATTAGTTTTGATCCTGGAGTTGATGAGGCTTCATATCTATCTTGGGTTGAGAAGTTCAAAGAAGCTTCACCACCTACTGAGAATGTTGCTTTGGAACTGGGAAGGAGAAGATATCGGCCGGAAGAAAAGCAACTAAAACACGAGGCCGATAAGAAAAGAGCAGAGGAAAAAAGAATGGCCAAGTGGGAAGCTCTTGGTTACCAGTCATTGGCTGTCAAAGATCCAGATATTATGGTGGACCAGAATATTATGTCAGATTCAGGCTCTGTCCAATTTGTTTATGGAGATTGTACCTATCCATCAAAGACTTGTCCTTCAGAGCCAGCTATAATATTCAG TTGCATTGATACTTCGGGGAGCTGGGGTCATGGAGGAATGTTTGATGCTCTAGCCAATCTATCTCCATGTGTTCCAGATGCTTATCACCATGCTTTTGAATGTGGGGACCTTCATATGGGAGATCTTCACTTAATCAAATTAGATG AGACCAAGTGCAGTGGAAATATCTCTACAGATGCTCCTCTGTGGGTAGCCCTAGCAGTTGTACAGTCTTATAATCCGAGACGTAAAGTTCCTAGGAGTGGCATCTCTTTGCCTGATCTAGAAAAATGCTTGTCAAAGGCGACATTCTCAGCTGCTGAACATTCTG CATCTATCCATATGCCACGCATTGGTTACCGAGATGGTTCTCAACGTTCGGAGTGGTATACCATCGAACGCCTGCTCAAGAAATATGCCTCACTCCACGGCATCACCATTTATGT ATACTATTTCCAGCGACCATCCAGAGAACAGCAAGCATCAGATGACTAG
- the LOC109714083 gene encoding probable helicase CHR10 isoform X1 has product MDYERRLLAASEVVLAGGGGRGGALEPSDLGVAATLKPHQLEGVSWLLRRYELGVNVILGDEMGLGKTLQAISLLSYLKIHSMSPGPFCVYILLVILCPLSVTDGWVSEFTKFCPTLKILRYVGDKGHRLGLRRAMYEHFQRLSLSSSSDAFPFDVLLTTYDVALMDRHFLSQIPWHYAVIDEAQRLKNPSSVLYNVLEQHFVMPRRLLLTGTPIQNNLSELWALLHFCMPSIFGTLEEFVLTFAEAGSSLTGGEATKAKRQFKVLKYIMRAFMLRRTKALLVESGTLVLPPLTEITVMVPLVPLQKKLYISVLRKELQTLLSFTTGVSSHQSLQNIVIQLRKACSHPYLFNGIEPEPYEEGEHLVQASGKLIVLDQLLQKFRVSGHRVLLFAQMTHTLDILQDFLELRKYTYERLDGSVRAEERFAAIRSFSKQPTGGSMKHHDSENGAFVFMISTRAGGVGLNLVGADTVIFYEQDWNPQADKQALQRAHRIGQLNHVLSINLVTEHTIEEVIMRRAQRKLKLSQNVIGEENDALNETRKDVEIEAGDMRSLIFGLRVFDPTDINTDTLNEDNVMKLKLMTDRVVKMRDHEPLDKEDRTFEINPTDLMDNSDTAIKRTSDAISFDPGVDEASYLSWVEKFKEASPPTENVALELGRRRYRPEEKQLKHEADKKRAEEKRMAKWEALGYQSLAVKDPDIMVDQNIMSDSGSVQFVYGDCTYPSKTCPSEPAIIFSCIDTSGSWGHGGMFDALANLSPCVPDAYHHAFECGDLHMGDLHLIKLDETKCSGNISTDAPLWVALAVVQSYNPRRKVPRSGISLPDLEKCLSKATFSAAEHSASIHMPRIGYRDGSQRSEWYTIERLLKKYASLHGITIYVYYFQRPSREQQASDD; this is encoded by the exons ATGGACTACGAGCGCCGCCTCCTCGCAGCGTCCGAAGTCGTTctcgcgggcggcggcggccgcggcggcgctctCGAACCCTCCGATCTCGGCGTCGCGGCGACGCTGAAGCCCCACCAGCTCGAAGGCGTCTCGTGGCTCCTGAGGCGATACGAGCTCGGCGTCAACGTCATTCTCG GAGATGAG ATGGGCCTTGGAAAGACCCTGCAAGCTATCTCTCTGTTGAGCTATCTGAAGATCCATTCCATGTCGCCCGGGCCGTTTTGTGTGTACATTTTGTTAG TGATATTGTGTCCTTTAAGCGTCACGGATGGCTGGGTATCTGAATTCACTAAATTTTGCCCAACTCTAAAAATCCTTCGTTATGTCGGCGATAAAGGGCATCGTCTTGGCCTTCGAAGGGCCATGTACGAGCATTTTCAAAGGCTGTCTTTGTCGTCTTCTTCTGAT GCGTTTCCATTTGATGTGTTGTTGACAACCTATGATGTAGCCTTAATGGATCGGCATTTTCTTTCTCAAATACCCTGGCATTATGCTGTTATCGATGAGGCGCAGCGCCTTAAAAACCCTTCCAGT GTATTGTATAATGTACTAGAGCAACACTTTGTCATGCCTAGACGGTTGTTACTGACCGGCACCCCCATTCAAAACAATCTTTCCGAACTGTGGGCTTTGTTGCATTTTTGTATGCCTTCTATATTCGGAACATTGGAAGAATTTGTTCTCACGTTCGCGGAAGCTGGGAGTTCACTTACAG GTGGTGAAGCAACTAAAGCAAAAAGGCAATTTAAAGTATTGAAGTATATAATGAGAGCATTTATGCTTCGGAGAACAAAAGCATTGCTTGTTGAGAGTGGAACTTTAGTGCTGCCTCCTCTGACTGAAATAACTGT GATGGTGCCGTTGGTACCGCTGCAAAAGAAGCTCTACATTTCAGTTCTGAGGAAGGAACTTCAAACACTTCTTTCATTTACCACAGGAGTCTCCAGTCATCAATCATTGCAAAATATt GTAATACAGCTCCGGAAAGCATGCAGTCATCCTTATCTCTTTAATGGTATTGAACCTGAACCCTATGAAGAAGGCGAGCATCTGGTTCAG GCTAGTGGTAAGCTTATCGTCTTAGACCAGCTACTTCAAAAATTTCGTGTGTCAGGACATCGTGTTTTGCTATTTGCTCAGATGACTCATACTCTTGACATTCTTCAG GACTTCCTAGAATTGCGCAAATACACATATGAACGCTTGGATGGATCTGTACGTGCTGAGGAACGATTTGCAGCAATACGAAGCTTCAGCAAGCAACCAACCGGAGGGTCTATGAAGCATCATGATAGTGAAAATGGTGCTTTTGTATTTATGATTTCTACAAGAGCAGGAGGAGTTGGTCTTAATCTTGTTGGTGCGGATACT GTTATATTTTATGAGCAAGACTGGAATCCACAGGCTGATAAGCAGGCTTTACAACGTGCTCACCGCATTGGGCAATTGAATCATGTATTATCTATAAATCTAGTGACAGAACATACAATAGAGGAG GTAATCATGCGAAGAGCACAAAGAAAACTCAAGCTTAGTCAAAATGTTATTGGCGAGGAGAATGATGCACTAAATGAAACGAGGAAGGATGTGGAAATTGAAGCTGGTGATATGCGGTCACTCATTTTTGGCTTGCGTGTATTTGACCCGACAGACATTAATACGGACACCTTAAATGAGGACAATGTGATGAAGCTGAAATTGATGACTGACCGGGTGGTCAAAATGCGTGATCATGAACCCTTAGACAAGGAAGACCGCACATTTGAAATCAATCCGACTGATCTAATGGACAACAGTGATACAGCAATAAAAAGAACTTCTGATGCCATTAGTTTTGATCCTGGAGTTGATGAGGCTTCATATCTATCTTGGGTTGAGAAGTTCAAAGAAGCTTCACCACCTACTGAGAATGTTGCTTTGGAACTGGGAAGGAGAAGATATCGGCCGGAAGAAAAGCAACTAAAACACGAGGCCGATAAGAAAAGAGCAGAGGAAAAAAGAATGGCCAAGTGGGAAGCTCTTGGTTACCAGTCATTGGCTGTCAAAGATCCAGATATTATGGTGGACCAGAATATTATGTCAGATTCAGGCTCTGTCCAATTTGTTTATGGAGATTGTACCTATCCATCAAAGACTTGTCCTTCAGAGCCAGCTATAATATTCAG TTGCATTGATACTTCGGGGAGCTGGGGTCATGGAGGAATGTTTGATGCTCTAGCCAATCTATCTCCATGTGTTCCAGATGCTTATCACCATGCTTTTGAATGTGGGGACCTTCATATGGGAGATCTTCACTTAATCAAATTAGATG AGACCAAGTGCAGTGGAAATATCTCTACAGATGCTCCTCTGTGGGTAGCCCTAGCAGTTGTACAGTCTTATAATCCGAGACGTAAAGTTCCTAGGAGTGGCATCTCTTTGCCTGATCTAGAAAAATGCTTGTCAAAGGCGACATTCTCAGCTGCTGAACATTCTG CATCTATCCATATGCCACGCATTGGTTACCGAGATGGTTCTCAACGTTCGGAGTGGTATACCATCGAACGCCTGCTCAAGAAATATGCCTCACTCCACGGCATCACCATTTATGT ATACTATTTCCAGCGACCATCCAGAGAACAGCAAGCATCAGATGACTAG
- the LOC109714083 gene encoding probable helicase CHR10 isoform X3 has protein sequence MDYERRLLAASEVVLAGGGGRGGALEPSDLGVAATLKPHQLEGVSWLLRRYELGVNVILGDEMGLGKTLQAISLLSYLKIHSMSPGPFCVYILLVILCPLSVTDGWVSEFTKFCPTLKILRYVGDKGHRLGLRRAMYEHFQRLSLSSSSDAFPFDVLLTTYDVALMDRHFLSQIPWHYAVIDEAQRLKNPSSVLYNVLEQHFVMPRRLLLTGTPIQNNLSELWALLHFCMPSIFGTLEEFVLTFAEAGSSLTGGEATKAKRQFKVLKYIMRAFMLRRTKALLVESGTLVLPPLTEITVMVPLVPLQKKLYISVLRKELQTLLSFTTGVSSHQSLQNIVIQLRKACSHPYLFNGIEPEPYEEGEHLVQDFLELRKYTYERLDGSVRAEERFAAIRSFSKQPTGGSMKHHDSENGAFVFMISTRAGGVGLNLVGADTVIFYEQDWNPQADKQALQRAHRIGQLNHVLSINLVTEHTIEEVIMRRAQRKLKLSQNVIGEENDALNETRKDVEIEAGDMRSLIFGLRVFDPTDINTDTLNEDNVMKLKLMTDRVVKMRDHEPLDKEDRTFEINPTDLMDNSDTAIKRTSDAISFDPGVDEASYLSWVEKFKEASPPTENVALELGRRRYRPEEKQLKHEADKKRAEEKRMAKWEALGYQSLAVKDPDIMVDQNIMSDSGSVQFVYGDCTYPSKTCPSEPAIIFSCIDTSGSWGHGGMFDALANLSPCVPDAYHHAFECGDLHMGDLHLIKLDETKCSGNISTDAPLWVALAVVQSYNPRRKVPRSGISLPDLEKCLSKATFSAAEHSASIHMPRIGYRDGSQRSEWYTIERLLKKYASLHGITIYVYYFQRPSREQQASDD, from the exons ATGGACTACGAGCGCCGCCTCCTCGCAGCGTCCGAAGTCGTTctcgcgggcggcggcggccgcggcggcgctctCGAACCCTCCGATCTCGGCGTCGCGGCGACGCTGAAGCCCCACCAGCTCGAAGGCGTCTCGTGGCTCCTGAGGCGATACGAGCTCGGCGTCAACGTCATTCTCG GAGATGAG ATGGGCCTTGGAAAGACCCTGCAAGCTATCTCTCTGTTGAGCTATCTGAAGATCCATTCCATGTCGCCCGGGCCGTTTTGTGTGTACATTTTGTTAG TGATATTGTGTCCTTTAAGCGTCACGGATGGCTGGGTATCTGAATTCACTAAATTTTGCCCAACTCTAAAAATCCTTCGTTATGTCGGCGATAAAGGGCATCGTCTTGGCCTTCGAAGGGCCATGTACGAGCATTTTCAAAGGCTGTCTTTGTCGTCTTCTTCTGAT GCGTTTCCATTTGATGTGTTGTTGACAACCTATGATGTAGCCTTAATGGATCGGCATTTTCTTTCTCAAATACCCTGGCATTATGCTGTTATCGATGAGGCGCAGCGCCTTAAAAACCCTTCCAGT GTATTGTATAATGTACTAGAGCAACACTTTGTCATGCCTAGACGGTTGTTACTGACCGGCACCCCCATTCAAAACAATCTTTCCGAACTGTGGGCTTTGTTGCATTTTTGTATGCCTTCTATATTCGGAACATTGGAAGAATTTGTTCTCACGTTCGCGGAAGCTGGGAGTTCACTTACAG GTGGTGAAGCAACTAAAGCAAAAAGGCAATTTAAAGTATTGAAGTATATAATGAGAGCATTTATGCTTCGGAGAACAAAAGCATTGCTTGTTGAGAGTGGAACTTTAGTGCTGCCTCCTCTGACTGAAATAACTGT GATGGTGCCGTTGGTACCGCTGCAAAAGAAGCTCTACATTTCAGTTCTGAGGAAGGAACTTCAAACACTTCTTTCATTTACCACAGGAGTCTCCAGTCATCAATCATTGCAAAATATt GTAATACAGCTCCGGAAAGCATGCAGTCATCCTTATCTCTTTAATGGTATTGAACCTGAACCCTATGAAGAAGGCGAGCATCTGGTTCAG GACTTCCTAGAATTGCGCAAATACACATATGAACGCTTGGATGGATCTGTACGTGCTGAGGAACGATTTGCAGCAATACGAAGCTTCAGCAAGCAACCAACCGGAGGGTCTATGAAGCATCATGATAGTGAAAATGGTGCTTTTGTATTTATGATTTCTACAAGAGCAGGAGGAGTTGGTCTTAATCTTGTTGGTGCGGATACT GTTATATTTTATGAGCAAGACTGGAATCCACAGGCTGATAAGCAGGCTTTACAACGTGCTCACCGCATTGGGCAATTGAATCATGTATTATCTATAAATCTAGTGACAGAACATACAATAGAGGAG GTAATCATGCGAAGAGCACAAAGAAAACTCAAGCTTAGTCAAAATGTTATTGGCGAGGAGAATGATGCACTAAATGAAACGAGGAAGGATGTGGAAATTGAAGCTGGTGATATGCGGTCACTCATTTTTGGCTTGCGTGTATTTGACCCGACAGACATTAATACGGACACCTTAAATGAGGACAATGTGATGAAGCTGAAATTGATGACTGACCGGGTGGTCAAAATGCGTGATCATGAACCCTTAGACAAGGAAGACCGCACATTTGAAATCAATCCGACTGATCTAATGGACAACAGTGATACAGCAATAAAAAGAACTTCTGATGCCATTAGTTTTGATCCTGGAGTTGATGAGGCTTCATATCTATCTTGGGTTGAGAAGTTCAAAGAAGCTTCACCACCTACTGAGAATGTTGCTTTGGAACTGGGAAGGAGAAGATATCGGCCGGAAGAAAAGCAACTAAAACACGAGGCCGATAAGAAAAGAGCAGAGGAAAAAAGAATGGCCAAGTGGGAAGCTCTTGGTTACCAGTCATTGGCTGTCAAAGATCCAGATATTATGGTGGACCAGAATATTATGTCAGATTCAGGCTCTGTCCAATTTGTTTATGGAGATTGTACCTATCCATCAAAGACTTGTCCTTCAGAGCCAGCTATAATATTCAG TTGCATTGATACTTCGGGGAGCTGGGGTCATGGAGGAATGTTTGATGCTCTAGCCAATCTATCTCCATGTGTTCCAGATGCTTATCACCATGCTTTTGAATGTGGGGACCTTCATATGGGAGATCTTCACTTAATCAAATTAGATG AGACCAAGTGCAGTGGAAATATCTCTACAGATGCTCCTCTGTGGGTAGCCCTAGCAGTTGTACAGTCTTATAATCCGAGACGTAAAGTTCCTAGGAGTGGCATCTCTTTGCCTGATCTAGAAAAATGCTTGTCAAAGGCGACATTCTCAGCTGCTGAACATTCTG CATCTATCCATATGCCACGCATTGGTTACCGAGATGGTTCTCAACGTTCGGAGTGGTATACCATCGAACGCCTGCTCAAGAAATATGCCTCACTCCACGGCATCACCATTTATGT ATACTATTTCCAGCGACCATCCAGAGAACAGCAAGCATCAGATGACTAG